From a single Brassica oleracea var. oleracea cultivar TO1000 chromosome C5, BOL, whole genome shotgun sequence genomic region:
- the LOC106344106 gene encoding uncharacterized protein LOC106344106 — protein MSKRFLPTTSVISTTESTYHRDEVLRRQLPEQRIYNIGYGIIKTPHLFISFLANLLSFCWRFFLFHSMADNIRRAFQDIDLGINDAPFVLPPEIVRQAEEENRFILIGRPVMPRRQNLRAIIATMPRNWGLEGLARGRIIEQRRFQFVFPSEEAMETVIRRGPWAFADRMLVLQRWTPLMDLALLDFIPFWIQIRGIPFQYMNREVIVSIARTMGQYIQMDYNEENGSRLDFVRVRINWNIINPLRFQRNYQFVLGINTTLRFQYERLRGFCELCGMLTHDSGACVINNGGPGQADEDDDDDDDDDSGEDNEAPELVPNQGVIIEEVNDEEEHHDDAEDGGNEQEANEETVQDDMEEEEKEDELWNGSRMRTMFTDEAITEEMYNPIDPFGIKTDREVGIKRKAWMSEANGNTARLTNAEHGETSGTRNTKRSKVLYPINGTQSENEEDSESENSSGLGGAVGPEPPLPP, from the coding sequence ATGTCTAAACGATTTCTACCCACGACGTCAGTTATCTCCACGACGGAATCAACTTACCATCGTGATGAAGTGTTACGAAGACAGTTACCAGAACAGAGGATATATAATATTGGTTACGGAATAATCAAAACTCCACATTTGTTTATTTCCTTTCTGGCAAATCTGCTTTCCTTCTGTTGGAGATTCTTTCTCTTCCACTCAATGGCAGACAACATACGTCGAGCCTTTCAAGACATTGATTTAGGCATCAATGATGCCCCTTTTGTTCTTCCACCGGAGATCGTCCGCCAAGCCGAAGAAGAAAACCGTTTCATCCTTATCGGTCGACCAGTCATGCCCCGCCGCCAAAATCTTCGTGCGATCATTGCCACCATGCCCAGAAATTGGGGACTTGAAGGACTGGCCAGAGGGCGAATTATCGAACAGCGTCGCTTCCAATTTGTCTTCCCCTCGGAAGAGGCGATGGAGACTGTCATCAGAAGAGGACCGTGGGCCTTCGCAGATCGAATGTTGGTGCTACAACGCTGGACCCCGTTAATGGATCTAGCCTTGCTCGATTTTATTCCTTTCTGGATCCAAATCCGAGGGATCCCGTTTCAATACATGAACCGTGAAGTCATCGTTTCAATTGCGCGTACAATGGGCCAGTACATCCAAATGGATTACAATGAAGAGAATGGGAGTCGTTTGGATTTCGTCAGAGTCAGAATTAACTGGAACATCATCAATCCACTACGTTTCCAAAGGAACTATCAATTTGTTCTGGGCATCAACACTACCCTCCGATTCCAATATGAACGGCTCCGTGGATTCTGCGAACTCTGCGGAATGCTCACTCACGATTCTGGAGCATGTGTCATCAACAATGGCGGCCCGGGTCAAGCAGATGAAGATGATGATGATGATGATGATGATGATAGTGGAGAGGATAATGAGGCTCCTGAGCTTGTGCCAAACCAAGGGGTAATAATTGAAGAAGTTAATGATGAGGAAGAACATCACGATGATGCTGAAGATGGAGGCAATGAGCAAGAAGCAAATGAAGAGACAGTACAAGACGATATGGAGGAAGAAGAGAAAGAGGATGAACTGTGGAATGGTTCACGCATGCGTACGATGTTTACAGATGAAGCCATCACTGAGGAGATGTACAACCCAATTGATCCTTTTGGAATCAAAACTGACAGAGAAGTTGGGATAAAGAGGAAGGCGTGGATGTCAGAGGCTAATGGGAACACAGCCAGGCTCACTAATGCAGAACATGGAGAGACAAGCGGCACAAGGAACACCAAACGCTCGAAGGTGTTATATCCTATTAATGGCACTCAAAGTGAGAATGAAGAAGATTCAGAGTCAGAGAACTCTTCTGGTTTGGGAGGCGCGGTGGGCCCAGAACCACCTCTTCCACCATGA
- the LOC106344523 gene encoding uncharacterized protein LOC106344523 — protein sequence MTKMEAQQAKHEVVEDYETRVPQMLLRMASNDDLEFSFEVNSFLDSLETFNAVTERQENPSLLASQHEHREMVPYVPVSAATNDVYPPSLIENPNTDQETLTRNPSFDQERVTQNQSFRHVDDYSRSINALQLSPNVPSCTFPNGQRESIYSKNCLLTSANNAMMSTGLQSVGSQHGYVNQSYQQPLMSQTNHHLFNDPYVSLMMESNAQQVEKANGLTNFNPMYGLRDHRLPPFGCSFQGERHNLDLIVDQLKHISGNDQMQQAETSNRHIPPYEEALQSNQHQIPYASSANTIPNPGPENYPPFAQTPYQSDPFAFNFQNSSSVKTTRRARGRPRKNQIPLPLVPTTQTLLTSPRHYGTQDKGKQPITARPPFNPSLYDQCQNSYTNTMIQQSGVMRQRSIYDQLENECSSFKTRRIMVPCQEKSIADSSTASFWQDGNLRSSSAAGSNHEERPIKNTMYDPLYAGVGLPIDPHLRLF from the exons ATGACGAAGATGGAGGCACAACAGGCTAAGCATGAAGTCGTCGAGGACTATGAAACAAGGGTTCCTCAAA TGTTGTTAAGAATGGCTTCAAACGACGATCTTGAATTTTCTTTTGAAGTTAATTCCTTCTTGGATTCGCTAGAAACTTTTAATGCTGTCACG GAGCGTCAAGAAAATCCTTCGTTGTTGGCTTCTCAACATGAGCACCGTGAGATGGTTCCATATGTCCCTGTCTCTGCTGCCACAAATGATGTATATCCACCATCATTGATAGAAAATCCGAACACTGATCAAGAGACATTAACAAGAAATCCAAGCTTTGATCAAGAGAGAGTAACACAAAATCAAAGCTTCCGTCATGTGGACGATTATTCTAGATCTATCAACGCATTACAGTTATCTCCCAACGTG CCATCATGTACATTCCCGAATGGCCAAAGAGAAAGTATCTACAGTAAAAACTGTTTGCTAACCTCAGCCAATAACGCGATGATGAGCACTGGACTACAATCAGTTGGTTCACAACATGGATATGTAAACCAAAGCTATCAACAACCTTTGATGTCGCAAACAAATCACCACCTCTTTAACGATCCATATGTTTCACTAATG ATGGAAAGTAATGCACAACAAGTGGAGAAAGCTAATGGACTTACAAATTTCAATCCTATGTATGGCCTTCGAGATCATCGCCTTCCTCCTTT TGGATGCAGCTTTCAGGGAGAACGACATAATCTCGACTTAATAGTTGACCAACTCAAGCATATCAGTGGAAATGATCAGATGCAACAAGCTGAAACGTCCAACAGGCATATTCCACCATATGA GGAGGCTTTGCAAAGCAATCAACACCAGATTCCTTATGCGTCGTCTGCAAATACTATACCAAATCCAGG GCCGGAAAACTATCCACCCTTTGCGCAGACGCCATATCAATCTGATCCATTTGCTTTTAATTTCCAAAATTCAAGCTCAGTTAAAACTACTCGTCGAGCCCGGGGAAG GCCGAGAAAAAATCAAATTCCGTTGCCTTTGGTACCTACAACTCAAACGCTTTTAACCTCTCCCAG ACATTATGGCACACAAGATAAGGGAAAACAACCTATTACAGCAAGGCCGCCTTTTAACCCAAGTCTCTACGATCAATGTCAAAATTCATACACAAACACAATGATCCAACAA AGTGGAGTTATGAGGCAACGTAGTATTTATGATCAACTCGAAAATGAATGCTCATCGTTTAAAACAAGG AGGATCATGGTCCCGTGTCAAGAGAAATCTATAGCAGATTCATCAACGGCTTCCTTTTGGCAAGATGGAAATTTGCGTTCATCAAGTGCTGCAGGCAGTAACCATGAAGAGAG GCCCATAAAAAATACAATGTATGATCCATTGTACGCAGGTGTTGGATTACCCATCGATCCTCATTTGAGGCTCTTTTAG
- the LOC106344525 gene encoding LOW QUALITY PROTEIN: uncharacterized protein LOC106344525 (The sequence of the model RefSeq protein was modified relative to this genomic sequence to represent the inferred CDS: inserted 2 bases in 2 codons; substituted 1 base at 1 genomic stop codon), with product MGNRLSSFRKYDEDLLRILQHLRAENDIALQVTKSEPINSDVEELEQEVCRLQQQLQMAEEELRRYEPDPVRFTSMEDYEVCEKQLLDTLTHVVQRSXHLLSSHLSPYEASTMQQSIACHFANGVVEGWLPENEHNQSHLFDASANSNQLRELSLPMYEPLLQXSSSNQNNMSEYHVTNDNGEMFPEWEQAXSTSALFASMNQVFYIF from the exons ATGGGGAACAGACTATCTTCCTTTCGAAAGTATGATGAGG ATCTACTAAGGATTTTGCAGCACCTCAGAGCTGAAAATGACATCGCTCTTCAAGTCACCAAGTCCGA ACCTATCAACTCTGACGTCGAG GAACTTGAGCAAGAAGTTTGTAGATTACAACAACAACTCCAAATGGCGGAGGAAGAACTAAG GAGATACGAACCGGATCCAGTAAGATTCACTAGCATGGAAGATTATGAAGTTTGTGAGAAGCAACTTCTCGACACTTTAACGCATGTTGTCCAACGAAGTTAGCATCTCTTAAGCAGCCATTTATCTCCATATGAAGCATCTACTATGCAACAAAGCATAGCATGTCATTTTGCGAACGGCGTCGTTGAAGGTTGGTTGCCTGAAAATGAGCACAATCAATCCCATTTGTTTGATGCATCCGCCAATTCTAATCAACTCAG AGAATTATCATTGCCCATGTATGAACCATTGTTGC GCTCAAGTTCTAACCAAAACAACATGAGTGAGTACCACGTCACGAACGACAACGGTGAAATGTTCCCTGAGTGGGAGCAGG TTTCAACATCGGCCTTGTTCGCTTCTATGAACCAGGTCTTCTATATATTTTGA
- the LOC106344524 gene encoding uncharacterized mitochondrial protein AtMg00810-like: protein MLQPAGFVDPERPDHVFKLTKTLYGLKQALKAWFDTFSGFLIEFGFSCSQSDPSLFTYHNHNKTLILLLYVDDILLTGSDEDLLKSLLTALKERFAMKNLGTPHYFVGIEIESHSGGIFLHQHAYAQDILHQASMSECNPMPTPLLVRLDEGDSPRFLEPTYYRSLAEKLQYLTITRSYIQYAVNVVCQRMHSPTVADFKLLKRIMIYIKGTMQWSFHIREDKTVQLSAFYDSDWAGSVYLSENPALHKRLKHFDTNYHYIREQVALGIVETRHIPAALRLQASLPSPYLAEPSLTCDTNLELENPYLKFEGE, encoded by the exons ATGTTACAACCAGCTGGATTCGTTGATCCAGAGAGACCAGATCATGTCTTTAAACTCACAAAGACTTTATACGGTCTTAAACAAGCTCTAAAGGCTTGGTTTGACACTTTCAGCGGCTTCCTGATAGAATTTGGGTTCTCATGCAGTCAGTCTGATCCATCTCTCTTCACATATCACAACCACAACAAGACATTGATACTTTTACTTTATGTCGATGATATATTACTAACGGGGAGTGATGAAGATCTTTTGAAAAGTCTACTAACAGCGTTGAAAGAGAGGTTTGCTATGAAGAATCTTGGAACACCACACTACTTCGTTGGCATTGAAATAGAATCACACTCAGGAGGAATATTCTTACATCAACATGCTTATGCACAAGACATTCTCCATCAAGCCTCCATGTCAGAATGTAACCCAATGCCAACCCCTCTGCTTGTTCGTCTAGATGAAGGAGACTCTCCAAGATTCTTAGAACCTACATACTACAGAAGTCTTGCAGAGAAGCTACAATACTTAACAATAACTCGATCATACATACAGTATGCAGTTAATGTGGTTTGTCAGCGTATGCATTCACCAACTGTGGCTGACTTCAAGCTACTCAAGAGGATAATGATATACATCAAGGGAACAATGCAGTGGAGTTTTCATATCAGAGAAGACAAGACGGTTCAACTCTCTGCCTTCTATGATAGCGATTGGGCTGGCT CGGTTTACCTCAGTGAAAATCCAGCGCTACACAAGCGTTTAAAGCACTTTGATACAAACTACCACTACATACGGGAACAAGTGGCACTTGGTATCGTTGAGACAAGACACATTCCGGCAGCTCTGCGGTTGCAGGCATCTTTACCAAGTCCTTACCTCGCCGAGCCTTCCTTGACTTGTGACACAAACTTGGAGTTGGAGAATCCCTACCTCAAGTTTGAGGGAGAATGA
- the LOC106293442 gene encoding zinc finger CCCH domain-containing protein 15 homolog — MGAEDGEIRQGSDQTTQVAISRDQFLAWKRQKDAESSAKQAEAARKREEDIAAGRVPMNGRELFLHQPWVFDDTHL; from the exons ATGGGAGCAGAAGATGGAGAGATTCGTCAAGGCAGCGATCAAACTACACAGGTCGCAATTTCGAGAGACCAATTCCTCGCGTGGAAGCGCCAAAAG GACGCTGAATCATCAGCTAAACAAGCTGAAGCAGCTAGGAAACGCGAAGAGGACATAGCAGCAGGCCGTGTCCCTATGAATGGCCGAGAGCTTTTCTTGCACCAGCCTTGGGTTTTCGACGACACTCACCTCTAG